The genomic segment CGGCCAGGCTCGCGAGCGGCAGCGGATAGGGTGTGCGGGCGAGCTTGAGCAGGGCCGCCATGTTGCCCTTCACGCCGGCCCCGTAGACGAGCACCGGGCGCAGGGCGACCCAGTCGAGCCCGGTCTCGGCCAGGGCCTCTTCGGCGGCGAGCTTGGAACGGCCGTAAGGATCGGTCGGCTCGGGCACGTCCGCCTCGGAGAGGGGCGCCGGGGCGCTCGAACCGGCCTGAGCCCGGATCGAGGAGAGGAACACGAAGCGGCCCACCCGCGCCCGCTGCGCGGCGTCGGCGAGCTTGCGCGTCGCCTCGGTGTTGGAGTTGCGAAAATCGTCCTCGGGTGCGCCGGACATGGCGTGGGCGAGCCCGGCGGAATGCACCACCGCATCGACCCCGGTGAGCGCGGCGGCCATGTTCATCGGCCGCGCCAGATCGCCGACCACCGCGCCGCTGGCGCCCTCCGGCACCTCGACGGGACGCCGCAGCAGCACGCGGACCCGGTAGCCCCGCTCCGAGAGCGCCCGCAGCAGGTGGCGTCCGATGAAGCCGGTGGCTCCCGTCAACGCGATCAGCTTTCCGCTCACCCGTCATCCCCTCACGCGCTGGCGGCCCGCGGCGTCGCGAACCGGCGCAGCAGCCACCCGACCAGCCCCGCCGCGAGGACGAGGCAGACGAGCGTGACGGCCCGAGACGGCCAAAGCAAGGTCACGCCCGCCAGCGCGGCCAGCGCGACCTGTAGGGCAAAGACCCAGCCGACGGTCTCCCGTACGGAGAACCCGTTGACGGTGGCGACCTGATAATAGTGGCTGCGATGGGCCTGCCAGACGGCCTCACCCCGCCGCAGGCGCCACAGCAGGGTGAGCGTCGCATCGGCGATGGGATAGAGCGGCAGGATCAGCGCGGCGGCCAAACCTCCTTCCAATCCGCCCTGCCCCGCGAGGCGGAACAGCAGCCACGCCACGATCAGCCCGATCGGCAGCGAGCCGACATCGCCCATGAACAGCCGTGCCACCGGCCGGTTGAACGGTGCGAAGCCGAGAAACCCGCCGAGCAGGGCGCCGGCGACCAGCGTCGGCTCGGGTGCGTAGCGGCCCGCGAGGCCGAGGGCGAACAGGAAGGCGGTGGGCGGCACGAACTCGGCCAGCGTCATCCAGTCGAGCCCGTCCATGAAGTTGACGAGGTTCACGAACCAGAGCCCGGCGAGGATCGCGAAGGACCGCTCCAGCCAGAGCGGGGCGCCCGGCAGCAGACGGCCCTCGACGGTGAGCACGACGGCGGCGACCGCGCCGGCCTGGATCACGAGCCGGAGCGAGGCCGGCAAGGGCCGGATGTCGTCGACGGCACCGACCACGGCGAGGGCGATCACCGAGAGCGCCAGCACCGGCAGCTCGACGCCCCCGAGCGCGATCCCAATCTGTACCGCTAGGGTGACCGCCGTGATCAGCGCGGCGGCGATGATCGCGATCCCGCCGCCCTGGGGCGTCGGCACCCGGTGGCTGGAGCGGGCATTGGGCCGTGCGAGGGCGTAGCGCTGCAGCAGCGGCTTCAGCAGCACGATGAGCCCGGCGGAGAGGAGCGCCGCCAGCGGGACGACGAGGAGCGGGGCGAGGGTCATCGGGTCGCAAGACGGGGCGCAGCAGCCCTCCCCCCTCTGCGGGGGAGGGTGGCCCCGGAAGGGGGGCGGGTGAGGGGAACGCGGTGCCAATCGGGTCGAGGCCAGCCGGACATGTCACCGCCGCGCCGCCCCTCACCCGCCTGCTCCGCAGGCACCCTCCCCCGCAGAGGGGGGAGGGTTTTGAAACGGCATCGTCCGATCCTTCGCATGGTCACCGCTCTACCCGCCCGCATCGGTCCAAGCGAGGCCGCTACAGCCGATCCCAACTTGTTTTGGCCGCAAAGCCACGCGATCCGCGTCCCACGGTCCGCCGAAAGAGCGGTGGGTGGGCCGCGCGTCCCGGCCGGCTTGCCTTGCGGGGGCCGGAAGCCGCCGATACGACTTGGCCGCTCGCCCCCACCGCTCAAGCCGGTTGTCAAGAATCGCCCGTTGCGCACGCTTTCATTGGCCCTTGCCCTGGCCCTCGCGATCCTGGCCGCCGTGGCGGGCTCCCTCGCCGGCCTCATCGGGACCGCCGCCCCCGCCCACGCGGTCGAGGCCGTGCGCGTCACCCTCGACGCGCCCGCCATCGACCTGACGCCGACGATCGAGCGCTACCGCTCGGACGGCGACCTGATCCAGATCTCCACCGCCCCGGGCAAGGACGGCATCGTGCGGCGCATCGCGGTCAAGGCGCGCGAGGCGGGCGTGCGGCCGGACTGGATGGTGTTCGCGCTCACCAACGACACCGACGAGCAGATCGACCGCCTGTTGGTCGCCCCGCATTTCCGCCTCGTCGGCTCCGGGGTGATCTGGCCCGATCTCGGCGGCTCGCGCATCGCCGCGATCACCGCGAGCGAGGGCATCCGGCCCGAGCGCGACGAGAGCCTCGACGCCGACCAGTTCCTGATCACCATCGATCCCGGCACCACGGTCACCTACGTGGCGGAGCTGAAAGGCCCGAACATCCCGCAGGTCTACCTCTGGGATCAGGACGCCTACCGCAAGAAGACCTCGGGGCTGACGCTCTACAAGGGCATCATCATCGGCATTGCCGGGCTCTTGGCGCTGTTCCTCACCATCATCTTCGTGGTGAAGGGCGCGATCATCTTCCCCGCCGCCGCCGCGCTCTCTTGGGCGGTGCTGGCCTATGCCTGCATCGATTTCGGCTTCCTGCAACGGGTGTTTCCCGTCACCGAACTCGCCGAGCGGATCTACCGTGCCTCGGCCGAGGCCGTGCTCGGCGCGACCCTGCTGGTGTTCCTGTTCGCCTACCTGAACCTGTCGCGCTGGCACGTGCGCTACAGCCACGTCGCCTTCTTCTGGCTGACCTTCCTCGCCGGCCTCGTGGCGCTGGCGGTGTTCGACCCGCCCGTGGCGGCGGGCGTGGCGCGCATCTCCATCGCCGCGGTGGCCGGCGTCGGGCTCCTGCTGATCCTCTATCTCGCCGTCCATAACGGCTACGACCGCGCCATCCTGCTGGTGCCGACCTGGCTGCTGCTGCTGGTCTGGGTGGTGGCGGCGGGCTTTGCCATCACCGGGCAGATCGGCTCCGACCTCGTGCAGCCGGCGCTCATCGGCGGCCTCGTGCTCATCGTCATGCTGATCGGCTTCACGGTGATGCAGCACGCCTTTGCCGGCGGCGGCCTCAGCCACAGCCTCGTCTCGGACACCGAGCGCCGGGCGCTGGCACTGACCGGCGCGGGCGACATCGTGTTCGACTGGGACGTGCCGGGCGACCGTGTCTTCGCCGGCCCCGAGATCGAGGCCCAACTTGGGCTCAAGCGCGGCGCCCTCGAAGGACCGGCGGCGAACTGGCTCGGCCTGCTCCATCCCTTCGACGTGGAGCGCTACTCGGCGGCCCTCGACACCGTGATCGAGGAGCGGCGCGGGCGCATCACCCACGATTTCCGCCTCCGCTCGGCCGATGGCCCCTACGCGTGGTACCGGCTGAAGGCGCGCCCGGTGATCGGCACCGATGGCGAGGTGATCCGCATCGTCGGCACCATCAGCGACGTGACCGAGGCGAAGACCGCCGAGGAGCGGCTGCTGCACGACGCCGTGCACGACAGCCTCACCGGCCTGCCGAACCGCGAGCTGTTCCACGACCGGCTGGAGGCCGCGCTGGCGATGGCGAGCCAGGACCCGCGCCTCAAGCCCGCGGTGATCGCCCTCGACATCGACCGGTTCAAAGCGATCAACGACGCCATCGGCCTCTCGGCGGGCGACTCGATCCTGCTGACGCTGTCGCGCCGGCTCGGGCGGCTGCTGCGGCCGCAGGACACGCTCGCGCGGGTCGCGGGCGACGAATTTGCGGTGATCCTGCTCTCGGAGCGGGAGCCCGACCGCATCCTCTCGTTCGCCGAGATGATCCGGCGCGCCATCGCCACCCCGGTCACCTATGCCGACCGCGAGGTGTTCCTCACCGTCTCGATCGGCATCGCCTTGCACGAGGCGACGCAGGGCGTGGGCAACCAGGGCAGCGGGCAGACGCGGCGCGAGGAGGTGTTCAAGAACGCCGAGATGGCGATGATCCAGGCCAAGCGCGGCGGCGGCGACCGGATCGAGGTGTTCCGCGCCAACATGCGCCTCGAGCGCTCCGACCGGCTGATGCTAGAGGCGGATCTGCGCAAGGCGCTGGAGCGCAACGAGATCAAGGTGCTGTTCCAGCCGATCGTCCGGCTCGAAGACCGCACGGTCGCCGGCTTCGAGACGCTGCTGCGCTGGGACCATCCGAAGCTCGGGCGCATCCCGCCCTCCACCTTCCTGCCGGTGGCGGAGGAGACCGGCGTCATCGTCCCGCTCGGCAATTTCGCCATCGAGCGCACGGCGCTGGAACTCGCCGCTTGGCAGCGCTCGCTCGACGTCGAACCGCCGATCTTCGCCTCGGTCAACGTCTCCTCGCGCCAGCTCCTGCGCCACGACCTCCTGCACGACGTGAAGACGGTGATCGCCCGCACCGGCGTGCTGCCCGGCTCGCTCAAGCTGGAGATGGCCGAGGGGCTGGTGATGGAGAACCCGGAATACGCCGCCCAGATGCTCACCCGCATCCACGATCTCGGCGCCGGCCTCGTCCTCGACGATTTCGGCACCGGCTACTCGGCAATCTCCTACCTCCAGCGCTTCCCCTTCGACACGATCAAGATCGACCAGAGCTTCGTGCGCCAGATGGGCCAGGGCCGCACCGCCATGCTGCGCTCGGTCCTGCGGATGGGGCAGGAACTCGGTCTGGCCACCATCGCCGAGGGCGCCGAGTCGGAGGAGGATGCGCAGGTGTTGCAGGAGTTCGGCTGCGATTACGCGCAAGGGGCGGCCTTCGGCGAGCCGATGACCGTGCTCCAGGCGCGCCAGCTCGTCGGCGCCGCGCCCGAAGCGGCCTGATCCCGCAATGACGCGCAGGTCTCGCGCTTCGGTTTAAACCTCCCTTAACCATGTTGCGGGAAGGTCCATCCAAGTATCCGGGACGCCTCTTCGGCGGACCCGCCGGGTTGAGGATGGACGATGATCGAGGCGACGAGACGCAGGAGCCCGGCCCCCTCTGGCAGCGCGATGCGGCGCCTGATGACGCGGCCCATCCACGCGCATCTCGCCGCCGCGGTGCAGCCGCGGGTGGTCGTTGCCGAGGTTGCGGCCGAAACCGTAACGCAGGCTCCGGCGGACGCCGTGGCGCAGATCGTGGCGGACGCTCCAATAGACGTCCCTGCCCCCCTGTCCTTCGAGCCCGAAGCGGATGCGGGTGAGGCGGATCTCGCGCGACTGCGCCTCGAAGTGGCGGTGATGAAGGCCGCACTCGCCGCGGAGCGCCGGGAGAGCGAGGCCCTTCGGACCAGCCTCGGCCTCGCGGACGCGGAAACGCTGAGCGAGGAGGCGCGGGCCGTCCGCGCGCGCTGGGCTGCGCTGGTCGAGCGCCTGATCCACAATCCGCTCTGATCCCTTCAAGACACCTCTCATCCGATCGGAGCGGGTTGCCGCCATGCGTGCTCCCACGAGCGCCCGTTGTTCGCTTGTCGTCAACGGCCAGCCCCTGCGGGTCTCCCCCGGTGATACCTCCCTGGAGACCGCGCTGGCGGACGGGATGATCGGCCCGATGAACGGGCTGCTCGGCCAGGGCCCCGGCCCGGCCTCACGGCGGCTCCCCGTTCGGGCGCGGCGGGCGGAGGCGGTGACGCTGTCCGCGCCCGATCCGGACGCGACGATCCGGCCGGTCAAGACGCCGGTCCGGACGCTGGCGCGCCGCACCGGCAGCATCGACTCCATCACGGCGCTGGCGCCGCGGGTCCTTCAGGTCGTCGCAACCCTGGAGCGCCGGCTTCCTTTCGAGCCGGGCGATCAAGTCGTCGTCACGCTCGAAGGCGGGCACCCGGTCACGCTCACGCCGACGCTCGGCGTCGAGGGCGGGGCGGAGTTGAAAGAACTCGTCTTCCACCTGCGCGGCGAGAGCGCGGAGGATCTCACCGCCCTGTTCGGCTGCCCGGTCGAGCCCGGCCGCGCGGTGAAGGTGAAGGGCCCGGTCGGCAACGGCACCTATCGGCCCGGCGGCGGGCGCCTCGTGCTGGTGGCGGCGGAGACGGGTTTCGCCGGCATCTGGGCGATCGCCCGCGCCGCGCGCTACATCGAGCCGGCCCGCGAGATCTGCCTCGTGGTCGGCGCGCGCGATCCCCTCGATCTCTACATGCGCCCGTCGCTCGAATGGCTGCGCGCCACCGGCGTCACCCGCATCACGCTGGCCGCCGACCGCCACCGCCAGCGGGGACCCGACGTGCGCCCCGGCCCGCTCACCGCCCATATCCCGAGCCTGCGGACCACCGACGTGGTGCACGCCTCCGGCTGCCCCTCGACCCTCGGTGCGGTGGAGGTCCTGGCCGCGGCGGCGGGGGCGCGGTTCTATCCGATCCCGCTTGAGCCGGGGGCGTAGGCTCCCTTCCAATCGGTTCTCCGGTCCGCC from the Methylorubrum extorquens genome contains:
- a CDS encoding putative glycosyl transferase (Evidence 3 : Putative function from multiple computational evidences; PubMedId : 11024259, 7537247, 8051012; Product type e : enzyme); its protein translation is MTLAPLLVVPLAALLSAGLIVLLKPLLQRYALARPNARSSHRVPTPQGGGIAIIAAALITAVTLAVQIGIALGGVELPVLALSVIALAVVGAVDDIRPLPASLRLVIQAGAVAAVVLTVEGRLLPGAPLWLERSFAILAGLWFVNLVNFMDGLDWMTLAEFVPPTAFLFALGLAGRYAPEPTLVAGALLGGFLGFAPFNRPVARLFMGDVGSLPIGLIVAWLLFRLAGQGGLEGGLAAALILPLYPIADATLTLLWRLRRGEAVWQAHRSHYYQVATVNGFSVRETVGWVFALQVALAALAGVTLLWPSRAVTLVCLVLAAGLVGWLLRRFATPRAASA
- a CDS encoding conserved protein of unknown function (Evidence 4 : Unknown function but conserved in other organisms), which encodes MRAPTSARCSLVVNGQPLRVSPGDTSLETALADGMIGPMNGLLGQGPGPASRRLPVRARRAEAVTLSAPDPDATIRPVKTPVRTLARRTGSIDSITALAPRVLQVVATLERRLPFEPGDQVVVTLEGGHPVTLTPTLGVEGGAELKELVFHLRGESAEDLTALFGCPVEPGRAVKVKGPVGNGTYRPGGGRLVLVAAETGFAGIWAIARAARYIEPAREICLVVGARDPLDLYMRPSLEWLRATGVTRITLAADRHRQRGPDVRPGPLTAHIPSLRTTDVVHASGCPSTLGAVEVLAAAAGARFYPIPLEPGA
- a CDS encoding protein of unknown function (Evidence 5 : Unknown function), with amino-acid sequence MIEATRRRSPAPSGSAMRRLMTRPIHAHLAAAVQPRVVVAEVAAETVTQAPADAVAQIVADAPIDVPAPLSFEPEADAGEADLARLRLEVAVMKAALAAERRESEALRTSLGLADAETLSEEARAVRARWAALVERLIHNPL
- a CDS encoding putative UDP-glucose 4-epimerase (Evidence 3 : Putative function from multiple computational evidences; Product type e : enzyme); this encodes MSGKLIALTGATGFIGRHLLRALSERGYRVRVLLRRPVEVPEGASGAVVGDLARPMNMAAALTGVDAVVHSAGLAHAMSGAPEDDFRNSNTEATRKLADAAQRARVGRFVFLSSIRAQAGSSAPAPLSEADVPEPTDPYGRSKLAAEEALAETGLDWVALRPVLVYGAGVKGNMAALLKLARTPYPLPLASLAGRRSLVSVESLAGAVATALEAPGPLRRPLVVADPDPLTLPEMLAALRAGLGRGPGLLPCPVPLIGLACRATGREAAFDRLSGSLVARAEGLEALGWRPAQASRDGLAALARAGG
- a CDS encoding diguanylate cyclase (GGDEF domain)/phosphodiesterase (EAL domain) with PAS/PAC and GAF sensor domains (Evidence 2b : Function from indirect experimental evidences (e.g. phenotypes); Product type rc : receptor); translated protein: MSPPRRPSPACSAGTLPRRGGRVLKRHRPILRMVTALPARIGPSEAATADPNLFWPQSHAIRVPRSAERAVGGPRVPAGLPCGGRKPPIRLGRSPPPLKPVVKNRPLRTLSLALALALAILAAVAGSLAGLIGTAAPAHAVEAVRVTLDAPAIDLTPTIERYRSDGDLIQISTAPGKDGIVRRIAVKAREAGVRPDWMVFALTNDTDEQIDRLLVAPHFRLVGSGVIWPDLGGSRIAAITASEGIRPERDESLDADQFLITIDPGTTVTYVAELKGPNIPQVYLWDQDAYRKKTSGLTLYKGIIIGIAGLLALFLTIIFVVKGAIIFPAAAALSWAVLAYACIDFGFLQRVFPVTELAERIYRASAEAVLGATLLVFLFAYLNLSRWHVRYSHVAFFWLTFLAGLVALAVFDPPVAAGVARISIAAVAGVGLLLILYLAVHNGYDRAILLVPTWLLLLVWVVAAGFAITGQIGSDLVQPALIGGLVLIVMLIGFTVMQHAFAGGGLSHSLVSDTERRALALTGAGDIVFDWDVPGDRVFAGPEIEAQLGLKRGALEGPAANWLGLLHPFDVERYSAALDTVIEERRGRITHDFRLRSADGPYAWYRLKARPVIGTDGEVIRIVGTISDVTEAKTAEERLLHDAVHDSLTGLPNRELFHDRLEAALAMASQDPRLKPAVIALDIDRFKAINDAIGLSAGDSILLTLSRRLGRLLRPQDTLARVAGDEFAVILLSEREPDRILSFAEMIRRAIATPVTYADREVFLTVSIGIALHEATQGVGNQGSGQTRREEVFKNAEMAMIQAKRGGGDRIEVFRANMRLERSDRLMLEADLRKALERNEIKVLFQPIVRLEDRTVAGFETLLRWDHPKLGRIPPSTFLPVAEETGVIVPLGNFAIERTALELAAWQRSLDVEPPIFASVNVSSRQLLRHDLLHDVKTVIARTGVLPGSLKLEMAEGLVMENPEYAAQMLTRIHDLGAGLVLDDFGTGYSAISYLQRFPFDTIKIDQSFVRQMGQGRTAMLRSVLRMGQELGLATIAEGAESEEDAQVLQEFGCDYAQGAAFGEPMTVLQARQLVGAAPEAA